One Curtobacterium sp. BH-2-1-1 genomic region harbors:
- a CDS encoding NAD(P)H-binding protein, which yields MHVFLTGASGYIGSSVLRALVAHEHEVTALVRTDEKAQAVRDAGGRALVGDVTDTDVVRRLAHEADAVVHTASAQGIDADFIATVLTALEGTPKPFVHTGGIFTFGDSTDISEQSPLSPPALTAWRAPNEATVRASSVRTTIIAPGIVYGRGAGIPAMFVGDGEHEVRLVGDGSQRWTTVHTDDLGELYVLALHRGEQDGSVVAATGDNPTVREIAEAGAHGSPIVAESVDASRERLGTEYADALLLHQEASGAHARSAFGWNPTRPPLVEDLADGSYVR from the coding sequence ATGCACGTCTTCCTCACCGGCGCGTCCGGGTACATCGGTTCCTCGGTCCTCCGCGCACTCGTCGCCCACGAGCACGAGGTCACCGCCCTCGTCCGCACGGACGAGAAGGCACAGGCGGTCCGCGACGCGGGCGGCCGCGCCCTCGTCGGTGACGTCACCGACACCGACGTCGTCCGCCGGCTCGCACACGAGGCGGACGCCGTCGTGCACACGGCCTCGGCCCAGGGCATCGACGCGGACTTCATCGCGACCGTGCTCACGGCGCTCGAGGGCACCCCGAAGCCGTTCGTGCACACCGGCGGGATCTTCACCTTCGGCGACTCGACCGACATCTCCGAGCAGTCGCCGCTGTCGCCGCCGGCACTCACCGCCTGGCGCGCGCCGAACGAGGCGACGGTGCGGGCGAGCAGCGTCCGGACGACGATCATCGCCCCCGGCATCGTGTACGGCCGCGGCGCCGGCATCCCCGCGATGTTCGTCGGGGACGGCGAGCACGAGGTCCGACTCGTCGGTGACGGTTCGCAGCGCTGGACGACGGTGCACACCGACGACCTCGGCGAGCTCTACGTCCTCGCCCTGCACCGCGGTGAGCAGGACGGCTCCGTCGTCGCGGCCACCGGGGACAATCCGACGGTCCGCGAGATCGCGGAGGCGGGAGCGCACGGTTCGCCGATCGTGGCCGAGAGCGTCGACGCCAGCCGCGAGCGCCTCGGCACCGAGTACGCCGACGCGCTGCTGCTCCACCAGGAGGCCTCGGGTGCCCATGCGCGCAGCGCGTTCGGGTGGAACCCGACCCGGCCCCCGCTCGTCGAGGACCTCGCCGACGGCTCCTACGTCCGCTGA
- a CDS encoding single-stranded DNA-binding protein, producing MNDTITVCGIIATEPRHLVTDTGIAITSMRLASPSRRWDRATSTWTNGATNWYTVTAFRSLAANVHRSLKKGDRIVVTGRIRIRTWERDGRGGTSVEIDAEALGHDLAWGISNWVRVPRHTGEATAPPGSTSGVLPNVDPLTGEVGTAGTDRTPVPGVDPDPTEPDVREELPDGAEAARHAAAAIGHEFDVVVGVDPVVDGDERAAA from the coding sequence ATGAACGACACCATCACCGTCTGCGGGATCATCGCCACCGAGCCACGTCACCTCGTGACCGACACCGGCATCGCCATCACGAGCATGCGCCTCGCCTCACCGTCCCGACGCTGGGACCGGGCGACCTCGACCTGGACCAACGGTGCCACGAACTGGTACACCGTCACGGCCTTCCGATCGCTCGCGGCCAACGTGCACCGTTCCCTGAAGAAGGGCGACCGCATCGTCGTCACCGGGCGCATCCGCATCCGGACGTGGGAGCGGGACGGTCGCGGCGGCACCTCCGTCGAGATCGACGCCGAGGCACTCGGGCACGACCTCGCCTGGGGCATCAGCAACTGGGTCCGCGTCCCGCGGCACACGGGTGAGGCGACCGCGCCTCCGGGGAGCACCTCGGGCGTCCTGCCGAACGTCGACCCGCTCACCGGCGAGGTCGGCACGGCGGGCACGGACCGCACCCCCGTACCGGGTGTCGACCCCGACCCGACGGAGCCGGACGTCCGCGAGGAACTGCCCGACGGCGCCGAGGCCGCTCGCCACGCCGCGGCGGCGATCGGTCACGAGTTCGACGTCGTCGTGGGCGTCGACCCGGTGGTGGACGGGGACGAGCGTGCCGCGGCCTGA
- a CDS encoding globin, translating into MTDPTPPAQPITLRVGEHGVSATGSLYERIGGAPTFDRLVRRFYEGVQQDDVIWPMYPADDLEGAIWRLSAFLQQYWGGPGTYSEERGHPRLRMRHMPFRITSEARERWLHHMREAVESLQLAPLDEAELWAYLDRAAHAMTNTFD; encoded by the coding sequence ATGACCGACCCCACCCCGCCCGCACAGCCGATCACGCTGCGGGTCGGCGAGCACGGCGTCTCGGCCACCGGCTCCCTCTACGAGCGCATCGGCGGCGCACCCACCTTCGACCGGCTCGTCCGGCGCTTCTACGAGGGCGTGCAGCAGGACGACGTCATCTGGCCGATGTACCCGGCGGACGACCTCGAGGGGGCGATCTGGCGTCTCTCGGCCTTCCTGCAGCAGTACTGGGGCGGCCCGGGGACCTACAGCGAGGAACGCGGGCACCCCCGGCTGCGGATGCGGCACATGCCGTTCCGGATCACGTCCGAGGCCCGTGAGCGTTGGCTCCACCACATGCGCGAGGCGGTCGAGTCCCTCCAGCTCGCGCCCCTCGACGAGGCAGAGCTCTGGGCCTACCTCGACCGGGCGGCACACGCCATGACGAACACGTTCGACTGA
- the ettA gene encoding energy-dependent translational throttle protein EttA, with translation MAEYIYQMVRARKAVGDKLILDDVTMSFLPGAKIGVVGPNGAGKSTILKIMAGLDQPSNGEAKLTPGFTVGILMQEPELDESKTVLENVQEGVGEIHAKITRFNEISAQMAEPDADFDALLAEMGTLQEDIDAADAWDLDSQLEQAMAALQCPPGDELVTHLSGGEKRRVALCKLLLQKPDLLLLDEPTNHLDAESVLWLEQHLQQYHGAVLAVTHDRYFLDHVAQWIAEVDRGRLYPYEGNYSTYLEKKRARLEVQGKKDAKLAKRLSSELDWVRSNTKGRQAKSKARLARYEEMVTEAERTRKLDFEEIVIPVGPRLGSQVIDAEKLHKQFGERIIIDDLSFTLPRNGIVGVIGPNGVGKTTLFKTIVGLEPLDGGTLKIGETVDISYVDQSRGGIDPNKNLWEVVSDGLDYIQVGKTEIPSRAYVSQFGFKGPDQQKKAGVLSGGERNRLNLALTLKQGGNLLLLDEPTNDLDVETLGSLENALLEYPGCAVVITHDRWFLDRIATHILAWEGLNEDGTPNWYWFEGNFEAYEENKIERLGADAAKPGRATYRKLTRD, from the coding sequence ATGGCTGAGTACATCTACCAGATGGTCCGCGCCCGCAAGGCGGTCGGCGACAAGCTGATCCTCGACGACGTCACGATGTCGTTCCTCCCCGGCGCCAAGATCGGCGTCGTCGGGCCGAACGGTGCGGGCAAGTCGACGATCCTGAAGATCATGGCGGGTCTCGACCAGCCGTCCAACGGCGAGGCGAAGCTCACCCCGGGCTTCACCGTCGGCATCCTCATGCAGGAGCCCGAGCTCGACGAGTCGAAGACGGTGCTCGAGAACGTGCAGGAAGGCGTCGGCGAGATCCACGCGAAGATCACGCGCTTCAACGAGATCTCCGCGCAGATGGCCGAGCCGGACGCCGACTTCGACGCGCTCCTCGCCGAGATGGGCACCCTGCAGGAGGACATCGACGCGGCGGACGCGTGGGACCTCGACTCGCAGCTCGAGCAGGCCATGGCCGCGCTCCAGTGCCCCCCGGGGGACGAGCTCGTCACGCACCTGTCCGGTGGTGAGAAGCGTCGTGTGGCGCTCTGCAAGCTGCTGCTCCAGAAGCCGGACCTGCTCCTCCTCGACGAGCCCACCAACCACCTCGACGCCGAGTCCGTCCTCTGGCTCGAGCAGCACCTGCAGCAGTACCACGGTGCCGTCCTGGCCGTGACCCACGACCGGTACTTCCTCGACCACGTCGCGCAGTGGATCGCCGAGGTCGACCGCGGTCGTCTCTACCCGTACGAGGGCAACTACTCGACCTACCTCGAGAAGAAGCGCGCCCGGCTCGAGGTCCAGGGCAAGAAGGACGCCAAGCTCGCGAAGCGTCTTTCCTCGGAGCTCGACTGGGTCCGCAGCAACACGAAGGGCCGCCAGGCGAAGTCCAAGGCCCGTCTCGCCCGCTACGAGGAGATGGTCACCGAGGCCGAGCGCACGCGCAAGCTCGACTTCGAGGAGATCGTCATCCCCGTCGGCCCGCGCCTGGGCTCGCAGGTCATCGACGCCGAGAAGCTGCACAAGCAGTTCGGCGAGCGCATCATCATCGACGACCTGTCCTTCACGCTGCCCCGCAACGGCATCGTCGGCGTGATCGGCCCGAACGGCGTCGGCAAGACCACGCTGTTCAAGACGATCGTCGGCCTCGAACCGCTCGACGGCGGCACGCTGAAGATCGGCGAGACGGTCGACATCTCGTACGTCGACCAGAGCCGCGGTGGCATCGACCCGAACAAGAACCTGTGGGAGGTCGTGTCCGACGGACTCGACTACATCCAGGTCGGCAAGACCGAGATCCCGTCGCGTGCGTACGTGTCGCAGTTCGGGTTCAAGGGTCCGGACCAGCAGAAGAAGGCCGGGGTGCTCTCCGGTGGTGAGCGCAACCGTCTGAACCTGGCGCTGACGCTCAAGCAGGGCGGCAACCTGCTGCTCCTCGACGAGCCGACGAACGACCTCGACGTCGAGACCCTCGGCAGCCTCGAGAACGCGCTGCTCGAGTACCCGGGTTGTGCCGTGGTCATCACGCACGACCGGTGGTTCCTCGACCGCATCGCGACACACATCCTCGCGTGGGAAGGCCTGAACGAGGACGGCACGCCGAACTGGTACTGGTTCGAGGGCAACTTCGAGGCGTACGAGGAGAACAAGATCGAGCGGCTCGGCGCCGACGCGGCGAAGCCGGGTCGGGCGACCTACCGCAAGCTCACCCGCGACTGA
- a CDS encoding helix-turn-helix domain-containing protein — protein MSHIVDAPESEPETADDADQRRLGERLRRLRTERKWSLTELAEESGVSRAMINRVERGVSSPTATILGRLSGAFGLTVSQLLDESLDHEVPRATDPDDARGVQRGATADSWTDPETGYRRRPVSSAAFPADVTEVRLPSGREVAYPASAYAFLRHCIWVVDGVLELVVRGEPTRLAAGDRIELGDPADVVYRNPGEEPTRYVVVVVRGQ, from the coding sequence ATGTCTCACATCGTAGACGCACCGGAGTCGGAACCGGAAACGGCGGACGACGCCGACCAACGACGGCTCGGCGAGCGCCTGCGGCGCCTCCGCACGGAGCGGAAGTGGAGCCTCACCGAGCTCGCCGAGGAGTCCGGGGTCTCCCGCGCCATGATCAACCGCGTCGAACGCGGGGTGTCGAGCCCGACGGCGACCATCCTCGGGCGGCTGTCGGGAGCGTTCGGGCTCACGGTCTCACAGCTCCTCGACGAGTCCCTCGACCACGAGGTGCCCCGGGCGACCGATCCCGACGACGCGCGGGGCGTCCAGCGCGGCGCGACCGCCGATTCCTGGACCGATCCCGAGACCGGGTACCGGCGTCGACCGGTCTCGAGTGCTGCCTTCCCCGCGGACGTCACCGAGGTGCGCCTCCCGTCCGGCCGCGAAGTGGCCTACCCGGCGTCCGCGTACGCGTTCCTGCGCCACTGCATCTGGGTGGTCGACGGCGTGCTCGAACTCGTCGTCCGCGGCGAGCCGACGCGGCTCGCCGCGGGGGACCGCATCGAGCTCGGGGACCCTGCCGACGTCGTCTACCGGAACCCGGGCGAGGAGCCCACGCGGTACGTCGTGGTCGTGGTCCGGGGGCAGTAG
- a CDS encoding disulfide bond formation protein DsbA, producing the protein MTSRWVGEVARHRDLDVTWNVMSLFVLNEDQDVPDTYRERLVAGQVYPRIVTAARLRLGQEIVKPLYDALGEHIHHRQEQDPEQVVPAVLAELGLDADLLEYAWTDEVDQAVRASHQDGIDRVGQDVGTPVIAVEGAAFFGPVISPAPKGQEALDLWDGVVAVAKYPGFFELKRSRTVGPIFDTTD; encoded by the coding sequence ATGACGAGCCGCTGGGTCGGCGAGGTCGCCCGGCACCGCGACCTCGACGTCACCTGGAACGTGATGAGCCTGTTCGTCCTCAACGAGGACCAGGACGTCCCGGACACCTACCGCGAGCGGCTCGTGGCCGGGCAGGTCTACCCGCGCATCGTGACCGCTGCACGGCTCCGCCTCGGCCAGGAGATCGTCAAGCCGCTCTACGACGCGCTCGGCGAGCACATCCACCACCGCCAGGAGCAGGACCCGGAGCAGGTCGTGCCGGCGGTGCTCGCGGAGCTCGGCCTCGACGCCGACCTGCTCGAGTACGCCTGGACGGACGAGGTCGACCAGGCCGTCCGCGCCAGCCACCAGGACGGCATCGACCGGGTCGGCCAGGACGTCGGCACCCCGGTCATCGCCGTCGAAGGCGCCGCCTTCTTCGGCCCGGTCATCTCGCCCGCGCCGAAGGGCCAGGAGGCGCTCGACCTCTGGGACGGCGTCGTCGCGGTCGCCAAGTACCCGGGCTTCTTCGAGCTGAAGCGCTCGCGGACCGTCGGACCGATCTTCGACACCACCGACTGA
- a CDS encoding acyl-CoA thioesterase II has translation MNGEPDFLRTLRLEDTGASTGETILTGASHWSPGGRVFGGQVLAQCIVAAQATIEDRDIHSMHGYFLRPGDIDVPITFGVERIHDGRSFAARRVQAYQRGVPIFSMIASFQRPDVGVEHQDPFPVDVPEPESLPSAASILSAIDHPVARAWAERSIDLRHVEGPVFVDVQGEHIAHQAVWFRVDGDLPADPALHRAVLAYASDLSILEPIMRRHGVAWGTPGVKSASLDHAMWWHRDGRADEWVLYTQESPSAQGGRGLAFGRMFSSDGRLLASVAQEGMMRVPR, from the coding sequence GTGAACGGCGAACCGGACTTCCTGCGGACCCTCAGACTCGAGGACACCGGCGCGAGCACGGGCGAGACCATCCTCACCGGCGCGAGCCACTGGTCCCCCGGCGGCCGGGTGTTCGGCGGGCAGGTGCTCGCGCAGTGCATCGTCGCCGCGCAGGCCACCATCGAGGACCGCGACATCCACTCGATGCACGGCTACTTCCTCCGCCCCGGCGACATCGACGTCCCGATCACCTTCGGTGTGGAACGCATCCACGACGGGCGGTCGTTCGCCGCGCGGCGGGTGCAGGCCTACCAGCGCGGTGTGCCGATCTTCTCGATGATCGCCTCGTTCCAGCGCCCGGACGTCGGCGTCGAGCACCAGGACCCGTTCCCCGTCGACGTGCCCGAACCGGAGTCCCTGCCGTCGGCCGCGTCGATCCTGTCCGCCATCGACCACCCGGTCGCTCGGGCGTGGGCCGAACGCTCCATCGACCTGCGGCACGTCGAGGGCCCGGTGTTCGTCGACGTCCAGGGCGAGCACATCGCCCACCAGGCGGTGTGGTTCCGGGTCGACGGCGACCTCCCCGCCGACCCGGCGCTGCACCGTGCCGTCCTCGCGTACGCGAGCGACCTGTCCATCCTCGAGCCGATCATGCGGCGTCACGGGGTGGCTTGGGGCACCCCCGGCGTGAAGAGCGCGAGCCTCGACCACGCGATGTGGTGGCACCGTGACGGCCGGGCCGACGAGTGGGTGCTCTACACGCAGGAGTCCCCGAGCGCGCAGGGCGGTCGGGGACTCGCGTTCGGGCGGATGTTCTCGTCGGACGGGCGGCTGCTGGCATCGGTCGCGCAGGAGGGGATGATGCGCGTCCCGCGCTGA
- a CDS encoding thioesterase family protein → MRWSDIDAYGHVNNSAMLRLLEEARIVGFWGPDPEERAPDGSVPEPIIDGRPGSGTMTVIAAQRLEYLASIPYLRQPLDIQMWIGRLGGASIDVSYEVWSPVGHEPAVLYTRATTALVMVDAVSNRPRRLTEAERDACAAYVEAPVEFSRP, encoded by the coding sequence ATGCGGTGGAGCGACATCGACGCCTACGGTCACGTCAACAACTCCGCGATGCTGCGCCTCCTGGAAGAGGCGCGCATCGTGGGGTTCTGGGGACCCGACCCGGAAGAGCGCGCTCCGGACGGGTCGGTCCCGGAGCCGATCATCGACGGGCGGCCGGGTTCCGGCACCATGACCGTGATCGCGGCGCAGCGCCTCGAGTACCTCGCGTCGATCCCGTACCTGCGGCAGCCGCTCGACATCCAGATGTGGATCGGGCGGCTCGGCGGCGCGAGCATCGACGTCTCGTACGAGGTCTGGTCGCCGGTCGGGCACGAGCCCGCGGTGCTGTACACCCGGGCGACGACCGCGCTCGTGATGGTCGACGCCGTCAGCAACCGTCCGCGTCGGCTGACCGAGGCCGAGCGGGACGCGTGCGCCGCCTACGTCGAAGCCCCGGTGGAGTTCTCCCGCCCGTAG
- a CDS encoding mechanosensitive ion channel family protein — translation MILAAVPSPTPSGPAEAVSQTFGEFVNTWHVPITIVITILAALVLRIILRHSIKGVVDRVVNGVKKRQGATDTQALIASPIQTARVVQRTRTLGSVLENLATVIVVVLALVVIIPLVIPNAAVGIVGGASLVAAGLAVGAQSIVRDLLSGVFMILEDQAGVGDVVDTGQATGVVENVGLRVMQIRDVNGILWFVPNGQILRVGNLSQGWSRVLVDITVPYDTDIDAVQDALLKAAVTMSQEPRWRQRIVEKPEIWGLQSITDAGMVFRLVVKTRASELDVVGRELRVRLKHAVDELGVTLPAMAMIMPAGWENATSINGLRTVRTQPTPAPTKPRRGRKNVLGQPIRTDDPDAGKDPR, via the coding sequence ATGATCTTGGCTGCAGTTCCCTCCCCGACCCCGTCAGGCCCGGCAGAGGCCGTCTCGCAGACGTTCGGCGAGTTCGTCAACACCTGGCACGTCCCGATCACGATCGTCATCACGATCCTCGCCGCGCTGGTCCTGCGGATCATCCTGCGGCACTCGATCAAGGGCGTCGTCGACCGCGTCGTGAACGGCGTGAAGAAGCGTCAGGGCGCGACCGACACGCAGGCACTCATCGCCTCACCGATCCAGACCGCCCGCGTCGTCCAGCGCACCCGCACGCTCGGCAGCGTGCTCGAGAACCTCGCGACGGTGATCGTCGTCGTGCTCGCACTCGTCGTCATCATCCCGCTCGTCATCCCGAACGCGGCCGTCGGGATCGTCGGTGGCGCCTCGCTCGTCGCCGCCGGGCTCGCGGTCGGCGCACAGAGCATCGTGCGCGACCTGCTCTCCGGCGTGTTCATGATCCTCGAGGACCAGGCCGGCGTCGGCGACGTCGTCGACACCGGCCAGGCCACCGGCGTCGTCGAGAACGTCGGGCTGCGGGTCATGCAGATCCGCGACGTGAACGGCATCCTCTGGTTCGTGCCGAACGGGCAGATCCTGCGCGTCGGCAACCTCTCGCAGGGCTGGTCGCGCGTCCTCGTCGACATCACGGTCCCGTACGACACCGACATCGACGCCGTGCAGGACGCCCTCCTCAAGGCCGCGGTCACGATGTCGCAGGAGCCCCGGTGGCGCCAACGCATCGTCGAGAAGCCGGAGATCTGGGGCCTGCAGTCGATCACGGACGCCGGCATGGTGTTCCGGCTCGTCGTGAAGACGCGGGCGTCCGAGCTCGACGTCGTCGGCCGCGAGCTCCGCGTCCGACTGAAGCACGCCGTCGACGAACTCGGCGTGACCCTGCCCGCGATGGCGATGATCATGCCCGCCGGGTGGGAGAACGCGACCTCGATCAACGGTCTCCGCACCGTGCGGACCCAGCCCACGCCGGCGCCGACCAAGCCCCGACGCGGCCGCAAGAACGTCCTCGGTCAGCCGATCCGGACCGACGACCCCGACGCCGGGAAGGACCCGCGATGA
- a CDS encoding GNAT family N-acetyltransferase produces the protein MTTAYATNGSGPVTVRECEPRDLDVVHALHVDAVLHSTAIWQEEPHPRSYFDGWLAERRADGYPVLVAEVGGQVAGYATYSQWRPHQGYRLTVEHSVYVVEAFRGRGIATVLMDALVARARAEGRHVLMAGICSENAGSIALHTKLGFDTVAVVPEVGRKFDRWLDLTLMRLPLA, from the coding sequence ATGACGACAGCATATGCGACGAACGGGTCGGGTCCGGTCACCGTCCGGGAGTGCGAGCCGCGCGACCTCGACGTCGTCCACGCGCTGCACGTCGACGCCGTCCTGCACTCCACCGCCATCTGGCAGGAGGAGCCGCACCCGCGCTCGTACTTCGACGGTTGGCTCGCCGAGCGTCGCGCCGACGGCTACCCGGTCCTCGTCGCCGAGGTCGGCGGACAGGTCGCCGGCTACGCGACGTACTCGCAGTGGCGGCCGCACCAGGGGTACCGGCTGACGGTGGAGCACAGCGTGTACGTCGTCGAGGCGTTCCGCGGGCGGGGCATCGCGACCGTGCTCATGGACGCCCTCGTCGCACGGGCACGGGCGGAGGGGCGGCACGTCCTGATGGCGGGGATCTGCAGCGAGAACGCCGGGTCGATCGCGCTGCACACCAAGCTCGGGTTCGACACGGTGGCCGTCGTGCCCGAGGTCGGACGCAAGTTCGACCGCTGGCTCGACCTGACGCTCATGCGGCTCCCGCTCGCCTGA
- the pepN gene encoding aminopeptidase N has protein sequence MPGENLTRIEAQERAAIVDVQTYDVELDLTRGAETFGSTTRVRFTATAGASTFIDAITKSVHSITLNGTALDVAAVNDGVRIQLDGLQEQNELVVVSDALYTNTGEGLHRFVDPVDDEVYLYSQFEVPDSRRMFAVFEQPDLKAEFTFTVTAPSRWQVVSNSPTPEPHVDGDIATWAFPPTAKISSYITALVAGPYEVVRDKLTSRDGRTIPLGVFARKSLAEYLDPEYVFETTKKGFAYYEEKFDVPYPFEKYDQLFVPEFNAGAMENAGAVTFTETYVFRSKVTDAIKERRVVTILHELAHMWFGDLVTMKWWNDLWLNESFAEWASTIATAEATEWTEAWTTFQAMEKSWAYRQDQLPSTHPIVATINDLEDVQVNFDGITYAKGGSVLKQLVAWVGIDAFFAGVSAYFKKHHHSNTELRDLLVELEATSGRDLSEWSKAWLETAGVNTLRPEIEVDESGAIASFAVLQEAPADYPTLRPHRLAIGVYAVTQDSDAPFGADTASSGGKLERVHRVEIDVDGARTEVPELVGVQRGDLVLLNDDDLAYAKIRLDEHSRRTAIEHLASIANPLARSIVWGAMWDATRDAESPASDYVRLVLGNIATETESTTIRTTLSQLLLTARNYVAPAKVDQTVRTVGDTLWNLASSAEAGSDAQFQFVKFFAQIASTPEHVATLSGLRDGSVTLNGLEIDTDLRWELLEGLVLAGAASGAEVDAELAADKTASGEQAAARARATIPTAEGKLAAFSSLVDSSELPNAIVRQTTVGYQHVNSPVVLEGLVPKYFDVLTRIWAERSYHMADTIVSGLYPAPLASAELRDAAAAWLEAHPETPALRRIVSESLAGTERALRVQAADA, from the coding sequence GTGCCCGGAGAGAACCTCACCCGAATCGAAGCCCAGGAACGTGCCGCGATCGTCGACGTGCAGACGTACGACGTCGAGCTCGACCTGACCCGCGGCGCCGAGACGTTCGGCAGCACCACGCGGGTGCGCTTCACCGCCACCGCCGGTGCGTCCACGTTCATCGACGCCATCACGAAGTCGGTGCACTCGATCACGCTGAACGGCACGGCGCTCGACGTCGCCGCCGTGAACGACGGGGTCCGCATCCAGCTCGACGGCCTGCAGGAGCAGAACGAGCTCGTGGTCGTCAGCGATGCGCTCTACACGAACACGGGCGAGGGCCTGCACCGCTTCGTCGACCCGGTCGACGACGAGGTGTACCTGTACTCCCAGTTCGAGGTGCCCGACTCGCGTCGCATGTTCGCCGTGTTCGAGCAGCCCGACCTCAAGGCCGAGTTCACCTTCACCGTGACGGCGCCGTCCCGGTGGCAGGTCGTCTCGAACTCCCCCACGCCCGAGCCGCACGTCGACGGCGACATCGCCACGTGGGCCTTCCCCCCGACGGCGAAGATCTCCAGCTACATCACCGCCCTCGTCGCCGGCCCGTACGAGGTCGTTCGCGACAAGCTGACGAGCCGCGACGGTCGGACCATCCCGCTCGGCGTCTTCGCGCGGAAGTCGCTGGCCGAGTACCTCGACCCCGAGTACGTCTTCGAGACCACGAAGAAGGGCTTCGCCTACTACGAGGAGAAGTTCGACGTCCCGTACCCCTTCGAGAAGTACGACCAGCTGTTCGTGCCGGAGTTCAACGCCGGCGCGATGGAGAACGCCGGGGCCGTCACCTTCACCGAGACCTACGTCTTCCGGTCGAAGGTGACCGACGCCATCAAGGAACGCCGGGTCGTCACGATCCTGCACGAGCTCGCCCACATGTGGTTCGGCGACCTCGTCACCATGAAGTGGTGGAACGACCTGTGGCTCAACGAGTCCTTCGCCGAGTGGGCCTCGACGATCGCCACGGCCGAGGCCACCGAGTGGACCGAGGCGTGGACCACGTTCCAGGCGATGGAGAAGTCCTGGGCCTACCGCCAGGACCAGCTCCCCTCGACCCACCCGATCGTCGCGACGATCAACGACCTCGAGGACGTCCAGGTCAACTTCGACGGCATCACGTACGCCAAGGGCGGTTCCGTCCTGAAGCAGCTCGTGGCGTGGGTCGGCATCGACGCGTTCTTCGCGGGCGTCTCGGCGTACTTCAAGAAGCACCACCACTCGAACACCGAACTGCGCGACCTGCTCGTCGAGCTCGAGGCCACCAGCGGCCGTGACCTCTCCGAGTGGTCGAAGGCCTGGCTCGAGACCGCCGGGGTGAACACGCTCCGCCCCGAGATCGAGGTCGACGAGTCCGGCGCGATCGCGTCGTTCGCCGTGCTGCAGGAAGCGCCGGCCGACTACCCGACGCTCCGTCCGCACCGTCTGGCGATCGGCGTCTACGCCGTCACGCAGGACTCGGACGCACCGTTCGGCGCCGACACCGCGTCCTCCGGCGGCAAGCTCGAGCGCGTGCACCGCGTCGAGATCGACGTCGACGGTGCCCGCACCGAGGTCCCGGAGCTCGTCGGCGTGCAGCGCGGCGACCTCGTGCTCCTCAACGACGACGACCTCGCCTACGCCAAGATCCGTCTCGACGAGCACTCGCGCCGGACCGCCATCGAGCACCTCGCCTCGATCGCGAACCCGCTCGCCCGCTCGATCGTGTGGGGCGCGATGTGGGACGCCACGCGTGACGCCGAGTCGCCCGCCAGCGACTACGTCCGCCTGGTGCTCGGCAACATCGCCACCGAGACCGAGTCGACCACGATCCGCACGACGCTCTCGCAGCTGCTCCTGACCGCGCGCAACTACGTCGCGCCGGCGAAGGTCGACCAGACCGTGCGCACCGTCGGTGACACGCTCTGGAACCTCGCGTCGAGCGCCGAGGCCGGTTCCGACGCGCAGTTCCAGTTCGTGAAGTTCTTCGCGCAGATCGCCTCCACGCCCGAGCACGTGGCCACCCTGAGCGGCCTGCGCGACGGTTCGGTGACGCTGAACGGGCTCGAGATCGACACCGACCTGCGCTGGGAGCTGCTCGAGGGCCTCGTGCTCGCGGGTGCCGCCTCCGGTGCCGAGGTCGACGCCGAGCTCGCTGCGGACAAGACCGCGTCGGGCGAGCAGGCCGCCGCGCGTGCCCGTGCGACGATCCCCACGGCCGAGGGCAAGCTCGCGGCGTTCTCGTCGCTCGTGGACTCGTCCGAGCTGCCCAACGCGATCGTGCGCCAGACCACGGTCGGGTACCAGCACGTGAACAGCCCGGTCGTGCTCGAGGGGCTCGTCCCGAAGTACTTCGACGTGCTCACGCGCATCTGGGCCGAGCGCAGCTACCACATGGCCGACACCATCGTCTCGGGGCTCTACCCGGCGCCGCTCGCGTCGGCCGAGCTGCGGGACGCCGCGGCCGCGTGGCTCGAGGCGCACCCGGAGACCCCGGCGCTGCGTCGCATCGTGTCCGAGAGCCTGGCGGGGACCGAGCGTGCCCTGCGGGTCCAGGCGGCGGACGCCTGA